In a genomic window of Helianthus annuus cultivar XRQ/B chromosome 10, HanXRQr2.0-SUNRISE, whole genome shotgun sequence:
- the LOC110881593 gene encoding uncharacterized protein LOC110881593, whose protein sequence is MKECLIKLPTLTASFEKEPLILYLSSSDKAVGSVLLVERNRVQTPIYYVSRVLTDPETRYSTMEKLVLALLHASRRLRRYFKGPVVTVLTNFHIGTILQKPETSGRLAKWAIELGGHNILYRPRPAIKGQVLADFITEVPEDKIKDCEVVETPREDTSDGLWLLYTDGASNEDGAGARLRLVSPEKHEFTYAIKLDFKNTNNEAEYEAFLAGLRLAIKMGAQNVQAHVDSLLIASQINGIYYAKGEVMALYLDQAKELLQKFKSYKVVHINHSENKPADALSKLASTSFQHLAKDVRIEVLKNPSVLLRQVNVIEIGQPSWMTPIIQFLQEGIHPDNKAEARKVQNKALHYEMNGGILYRRSFLGPLLRCVDPQDASYLIREIHEGICSIHAGPRMVVTKIMNAGYYWPGMHVDALKELRKCASCQRHAPKTLRPKNDLIPVSTAWPFQQWGIDMVGPFLEAPGL, encoded by the coding sequence ATGAAAGAATGTTTGATAAAGCTCCCTACTCTGACTGCGTCGTTCGAAAAAGAACCACTCATACTGTACTTATCTTCTTCGGATAAGGCAGTGGGGTCGGTATTGCTTGTGGAGAGAAACAGAGTGCAGACTCCAATTTATTACGTCAGTAGGGTGCTTACAGATCCAGAAACGAGATATTCAACGATGGAAAAGTTAGTACTTGCGCTGCTACATGCCTCCAGGAGGCTGCGCAGATATTTTAAAGGGCCTGTGGTCACAGTACTCACCAACTTTCACATCGGCACTATATTACAAAAGCCAGAAACGTCAGGTCGCTTAGCGAAGTGGGCAATCGAACTGGGGGGCCACAACATTCTCTACAGGCCGCGCCCAGCGATCAAGGGTCAAGTCTTAGCGGACTTCATCACCGAAGTCCCAGAAGACAAAATCAAGGATTGTGAGGTTGTTGAGACTCCTAGAGAAGACACGTCCGATGGATTATGGTTGTTGTACACTGATGGGGCCTCAAACGAGGATGGCGCAGGAGCTAGATTGCGCCTAGTTAGCCCTGAGAAACATGAATTTACATACGCCATCAAGTTGGATTTTAAGAATACCAACAATGAGGCGGAATATGAAGCATTTTTGGCAGGCCTGCGCCTCGCCATCAAAATGGGTGCTCAAAACGTACAAGCGCATGTCGACTCACTCTTAATCGCCAGTCAAATCAACGGAATTTATTATGCAAAGGGCGAAGTTATGGCTTTGTATTTAGACCAAGCGAAAGAGTTGCTTCAAAAATTTAAGTCATACAAGGTAGTGCACATCAATCACTCAGAGAACAAACCAGCGGACGCCTTGAGCAAGCTCGCTTCAACTTCTTTCCAACACCTCGCCAAAGATGTACGAATCGAAGTACTAAAAAACCCATCGGTTTTGCTACGTCAAGTAAATGTGATTGAGATAGGGCAGCCATCCTGGATGACCCCTATAATCCAATTTTTGCAAGAGGGAATACACCCTGACAACAAAGCAGAGGCAAGGAAAGTACAGAACAAGGCCCTGCATTATGAGATGAATGGCGGTATCTTATACCGGAGATCTTTTTTGGGGCCACTTttgcgctgtgtggacccccaagATGCAAGCTACTTGATCAGGGAGATTCATGAAGGAATTTGCAGCATACATGCGGGCCCACGCATGGTTGTCACGAAGATAATGAACGCTGGATATTACTGGCCAGGCATGCACGTTGACGCTCTAAAGGAATTGCGCAAGTGTGCCTCCTGTCAAAGGCACGCCCCTAAGACCCTGCGCCCGAAGAATGATCTCATTCCTGTGTCCACTGCATGGCCTTTCCAGCAGTGGGGAATCGATATGGTGGGACCCTTCCTGGAAGCTCCTGGGCTGTGA